The Antennarius striatus isolate MH-2024 chromosome 11, ASM4005453v1, whole genome shotgun sequence genome window below encodes:
- the slc2a15a gene encoding solute carrier family 2 member 15a, translated as MAEEILIPPSGKITSQLTGSLLAVAFLTSFGSSMLYGYNLAVVNSPAVYIKAFYNKTVLTRKGTGLSDKDLTVMYSLTVSVFAIGGLLGSLVVGMLVTRFGRKGTVVNTTVLVFIAGSLMGFSRICNSPEMVIFGRFITGIHSGVSLSVVPMYLGEIAPKNLRGFLGLVPSIFIGTGVFLAQILGLTELLGKEEHWPLFLSVVVIPTFIQLMLLPWFPESPRYLLIEKNNVHATITALKWYRAKCDIQAEIEEMQEEQRSLSSVETLSVWRLLLDNTVRWQVLSVVVINMGMQLSGIDAIWFYTNDIFENAGIPDPEIQYTTAGTGVIEIIAGLIGCFTIERLGRKPLMIGGFTAMGICGAGITLALYLQTHLSFMRYISVCCVVGIIAGFCIGPAGVPFLITAELFKQSHRPAAYIVGGSLNWLSNFTVGFVFPFMQKSAGSYCYLVFAAVCLSVAVYVYIVIPETKNKTFMEISQMFSKNEVVLENQGLVHVDHLKLKKMNGYGGIDHRSLEFDSSSSVP; from the exons ATGGCTGAGGAAATTTTAATTCCACCATCAGGGAAAATCACATCG CAGCTGACCGGCTCTTTGTTGGCAGTGGCGTTCCTCACCTCCTTTGGGAGCTCCATGCTTTATGGCTACAATCTGGCTGTGGTCAACTCCCCTGCtgtg TACATAAAAGCGTTTTACAACAAGACGGTGCTGACTCGGAAAGGAACCGGACTCAGCGACAAGGACTTGACCGTCATGTACTCCCTCACCGTGTCCGTCTTCGCCATTGGGGGTCTTCTGGGCTCCCTCGTCGTGGGTATGTTGGTCACCCGATTCGGCAG gAAAGGCACAGTGGTCAACACAACGGTGCTGGTGTTCATTGCTGGCTCACTCATGGGCTTCAGCAGGATTTGTAATTCACCTGAGATGGTCATCTTTGGCCGCTTCATCACAGGGATAcactcag GTGTCTCTCTCAGTGTGGTGCCGATGTACCTTGGTGAGATTGCGCCGAAGAACCTGCGAGGCTTCCTGGGTCTTGTGCCAAGTATTTTTATTGGAACTGGAGTCTTCCTCGCCCAAATCCTCGGTCTAACCGAGCTTCTTGGAAAG GAAGAACACTggcctctctttctctctgtggtgGTGATACCCACCTTCATCCAGCTgatgctgttgccatggttcCCAGAGAGCCCCAGGTACCTGCTGATTGAAAAGAACAACGTCCACGCCACTATTACAG CCTTGAAGTGGTACAGAGCCAAGTGTGACATCCAGGCTGAGATCGAGGAGATGCAGGAGGAGCAGCGCTCGCTGTCGTCGGTGGAGACGCTGTCTGTGTGGAGGCTGTTGCTGGACAACACGGTCCGCTGGCAGGTGCTGAGTGTGGTGGTCATCAACATGGGCATGCAGCTGTCTGGAATCGATGCT ATCTGGTTCTACACCAATGACATCTTCGAGAACGCCGGCATCCCGGACCCAGAGATCCAGTACACCACGGCGGGAACGGGAGTCATCGAGATCATCGCCGGACTCATCGGG tGTTTCACCATAGAGCGGCTGGGCAGGAAGCCCCTCATGATCGGGGGCTTCACCGCGATGGGCATCTGTGGAGCCGGAATCACACTGGCGTTATatctacag ACGCACCTGTCGTTCATGCGCTACATCAGTGTCTGCTGTGTCGTCGGCATCATCGCCGGATTCTGCATCGGTCCAG CTGGGGTTCCCTTCCTGATCACAGCAGAGCTTTTTAAACAGTCCCACCGCCCAGCGGCCTACATCGTAGGAGGGTCCCTCAACTGGCTGTCCAACTTCACCGTCGGCTTCGTCTTCCCCTTCATGCAG AAGTCAGCGGGTTCTTACTGCTACTTGGTCTTTGccgccgtctgtctgtccgtggCCGTCTACGTCTACATCGTCATCCCGGAGACCAAAAACAAGACTTTCATGGAGATCAGTCAGATGTTCTCCAAGAATGAGGTGGTGCTGGAGAACCAGGGCCTGGTCCATGTGGACCATctgaagctgaagaagatgaACGGCTATGGGGGTATTGATCATAGATCGCTGGAGTTTGATAGCTCCTCTTCTGTGCCTTAA